A genomic segment from Truepera sp. encodes:
- a CDS encoding ABC transporter ATP-binding protein, giving the protein MASVPAVQIRSLVKEFVDPRTRSSVRAVNDVDLDIHEGEFFAMLGPSGCGKTTTLRVIAGFEEPSSGELLLSGRSMRGIPSFHRPVNTVFQDYALFPHMTVLQNVLFGLRMARVPAAEARKRALEALDMVRLPNVEGRKPLQLSGGQRQRVALARALVNRPSVLLLDEPLGALDLKLRRAMQFELKRLQQQVGITFIYVTHDQEEALTMADRIAVMNFGEVLQVGRADEIYERPMGRFVADFIGETNFLAGVLEGKSGPNGRVRLAGGTVLAGVLRDQEVSVGSEVALALRPEKLAVESAAAGDLPPLGSSHSELPGKVAGVHYLGTDARYLIEVAGGVTVIARVQNQQHGYAGMLPEGTPVRLTWLTEYGSVLA; this is encoded by the coding sequence ATGGCATCGGTTCCAGCTGTCCAGATCCGCAGCTTGGTCAAGGAGTTCGTAGACCCGCGCACGAGAAGTTCCGTGAGGGCCGTGAACGACGTCGACCTCGACATCCACGAGGGCGAGTTCTTCGCCATGCTGGGCCCGTCCGGTTGCGGCAAGACGACCACTTTGCGGGTCATCGCCGGCTTCGAGGAGCCGTCCTCGGGAGAGTTGCTCCTCAGCGGCCGCTCCATGCGCGGCATCCCGTCGTTCCACCGGCCCGTGAACACGGTCTTTCAGGATTACGCCCTGTTCCCGCACATGACGGTGCTCCAGAACGTCCTGTTCGGGCTGCGCATGGCGCGAGTGCCCGCCGCCGAGGCGCGCAAGAGGGCGCTGGAAGCGCTGGACATGGTGAGGCTGCCCAACGTCGAGGGGCGCAAGCCCCTGCAACTCTCGGGCGGCCAGCGGCAGCGCGTCGCGCTGGCCCGGGCACTCGTCAACCGGCCGAGCGTGCTGCTCCTCGACGAGCCGTTGGGCGCCCTCGACCTGAAGCTGCGGCGCGCCATGCAGTTCGAGCTCAAGCGCCTGCAGCAACAGGTGGGCATCACCTTCATCTACGTCACCCATGACCAGGAGGAGGCGCTGACCATGGCGGACCGGATCGCCGTCATGAACTTCGGCGAGGTCCTGCAGGTGGGGCGTGCCGACGAGATCTACGAGCGCCCCATGGGCCGCTTCGTGGCCGACTTCATCGGCGAGACCAACTTCTTGGCCGGCGTGCTGGAGGGGAAGTCGGGCCCTAACGGGCGCGTGAGGTTGGCAGGCGGGACCGTCCTGGCGGGTGTGCTCCGCGACCAAGAGGTGAGCGTCGGCAGCGAGGTCGCCCTCGCCCTCAGGCCCGAGAAGCTCGCGGTGGAAAGTGCCGCCGCGGGCGACCTGCCGCCGCTGGGAAGCAGCCACTCGGAGCTACCCGGAAAGGTTGCGGGCGTGCATTACCTGGGCACCGACGCGCGCTACCTGATCGAGGTGGCGGGCGGCGTCACGGTGATCGCCCGCGTTCAGAACCAACAGCACGGCTACGCCGGCATGCTGCCGGAGGGCACGCCCGTGCGCCTTACGTGGCTCACGGAGTACGGCTCGGTGCTCGCCTGA
- a CDS encoding spermidine/putrescine ABC transporter substrate-binding protein, with product MRKLFVTCLAAVALSAAYAQTAWTCPAGYAGQTLNVYNWATYVAEDTISNFEAACDVRVVYDTYGSDDDMLVRLRQGNPGFDIVVPSDSIVRLMIDEGLLEKIDHSMLPNMVNLDPQFMGLPFDPANDYTVPYQWGTVGIGYNTEKIPEITSWADMFAYDGPVAWLEDTSAMIGMGLLMIGKDPNSESAADIDAAAQYLIDHGGNVVYIARDDGQEILARGEADVVVEYSGDIFQIMDECECDTYAYVIPKEGTNFWVDNLAIPKGAPNKALAEVFIDYILDPQVAADISNYTAFGTPNRVALEDGLIDPDLADDPAIYPSPEAKEHLFFALQSAEREALLNDAWDMIKIFIGR from the coding sequence ATGCGCAAACTCTTCGTCACCTGCCTGGCGGCGGTCGCCCTCTCGGCCGCCTACGCCCAGACCGCCTGGACCTGCCCCGCCGGCTATGCGGGCCAGACCCTCAACGTCTACAACTGGGCGACATACGTAGCTGAAGACACCATCTCGAACTTCGAGGCCGCGTGCGACGTTCGCGTCGTGTACGACACCTATGGCAGCGACGACGACATGCTCGTGCGCCTGCGCCAAGGTAACCCGGGCTTCGACATCGTCGTGCCGAGCGACTCGATCGTGAGGCTCATGATCGACGAGGGCCTCCTCGAGAAGATCGACCACTCCATGCTGCCCAACATGGTCAACCTCGACCCGCAGTTCATGGGCTTGCCGTTCGACCCCGCCAACGACTACACCGTTCCGTACCAGTGGGGCACGGTGGGCATCGGCTACAACACCGAGAAGATCCCCGAGATCACCTCGTGGGCCGACATGTTCGCCTACGACGGGCCAGTGGCCTGGCTCGAGGACACCTCGGCCATGATCGGCATGGGCCTCCTGATGATCGGTAAGGACCCGAACAGCGAGAGCGCGGCCGACATCGACGCCGCGGCGCAGTACCTGATCGACCACGGCGGCAACGTCGTGTACATCGCCCGCGACGACGGTCAGGAGATCCTCGCGCGGGGCGAGGCGGACGTGGTCGTCGAGTACTCGGGCGACATCTTCCAGATCATGGACGAGTGCGAGTGCGACACCTACGCCTACGTCATCCCGAAGGAGGGCACGAACTTCTGGGTCGACAACCTGGCCATCCCGAAGGGCGCGCCCAACAAGGCACTGGCCGAGGTGTTCATCGACTACATCCTCGACCCCCAGGTGGCCGCCGACATCTCCAACTACACCGCCTTCGGCACGCCCAACCGCGTCGCGCTCGAAGACGGCCTGATCGACCCCGACCTGGCCGATGACCCCGCCATCTACCCGAGCCCGGAAGCGAAGGAACACCTCTTCTTCGCCCTGCAGTCGGCTGAGCGCGAAGCGTTGCTCAACGACGCCTGGGACATGATCAAGATCTTCATCGGGCGCTAG
- a CDS encoding SDR family oxidoreductase, giving the protein MPRVEEASHQRVVVVTGASTGIGRATTLLLLEKGYKVYAGLRSAADAESLMSEAGAAAQRLRILELDVTNEEQTAGAARLVNQELNGGHFHGLVNNAGIAVAGPMEFLPLDDLRLQFEVNVIGQVGLAQAFMPLLRERPGRLVFVGSVSGLIASRLLGAYAASKFGLEAVADAFRRELLPYKVRVSVVEPGRIATPIWQKSLVEGLDRMDRMPPKSKEYYGPLVQDLVAGAKFAAEHGTHPEKVAQAVHRALSARRSRTRYFVGWDAHLINVLRRVLSDPQMDRVVSGTGR; this is encoded by the coding sequence GTGCCGCGCGTCGAAGAGGCAAGCCACCAGCGCGTAGTCGTGGTGACGGGAGCGTCCACCGGCATCGGGCGCGCCACCACGTTGCTCCTGCTCGAGAAGGGCTACAAGGTCTATGCGGGGTTGCGCTCCGCGGCGGACGCCGAGAGCCTGATGTCCGAGGCGGGCGCGGCGGCGCAGCGCCTCAGGATCCTGGAGCTCGACGTCACCAACGAGGAGCAGACCGCGGGGGCGGCGCGGCTCGTCAACCAAGAGCTGAACGGGGGCCACTTCCATGGCCTCGTGAACAACGCCGGCATCGCGGTGGCCGGCCCCATGGAGTTCTTGCCTCTCGACGATCTGCGGCTTCAGTTCGAGGTCAACGTCATCGGACAGGTGGGCCTGGCGCAAGCGTTCATGCCACTTCTTCGCGAGCGTCCGGGCCGGCTCGTGTTCGTCGGGTCGGTCTCGGGCCTCATCGCTTCGCGGTTGCTGGGTGCCTACGCCGCTTCCAAGTTCGGGCTCGAGGCGGTGGCCGACGCCTTCAGGCGGGAGCTGCTGCCTTACAAAGTGCGCGTCTCCGTGGTGGAGCCGGGACGCATAGCCACGCCCATCTGGCAGAAGTCGCTGGTGGAGGGCCTCGACAGGATGGACCGCATGCCGCCTAAGTCCAAGGAGTACTACGGGCCGCTCGTCCAGGACCTTGTGGCCGGCGCGAAGTTCGCGGCGGAGCACGGCACCCACCCCGAGAAGGTGGCCCAGGCCGTTCACCGCGCCCTGTCGGCGCGCCGCTCCAGGACGCGCTACTTCGTCGGCTGGGACGCGCACCTCATAAACGTGCTGCGGCGGGTGCTTTCCGATCCGCAGATGGACCGCGTGGTGAGCGGGACCGGCCGCTGA
- a CDS encoding thioesterase family protein produces the protein MNKSASLDIQVRFVDTDALGHINNAVYATYAELGRVEFVRSLDLPPGGFILARLAIDYRLQVRLGQRVRVETWVERIGTSSVTMRQVVHADDEPAAEIEAVAVWFDYDSNRPAPFPAEARRAFEEYSRAQ, from the coding sequence ATGAACAAGAGCGCCAGCCTCGACATCCAGGTGCGCTTCGTCGACACGGACGCGCTGGGGCACATAAACAACGCCGTTTACGCCACTTACGCCGAGCTGGGGCGCGTCGAGTTCGTGCGCTCTCTCGACCTGCCACCGGGTGGGTTCATCCTCGCGCGCCTGGCGATCGATTACCGCCTCCAGGTCCGCCTCGGCCAGCGCGTGCGGGTGGAGACGTGGGTGGAGCGCATCGGCACCAGCAGCGTGACCATGCGGCAGGTCGTTCACGCCGACGACGAACCGGCCGCCGAGATAGAGGCGGTCGCCGTGTGGTTCGACTACGACTCCAACCGCCCCGCACCCTTCCCCGCGGAGGCGCGGCGGGCCTTCGAGGAGTACAGTCGCGCGCAGTAG
- the mutM gene encoding bifunctional DNA-formamidopyrimidine glycosylase/DNA-(apurinic or apyrimidinic site) lyase: protein MRRELAPWLTGRELLEVELLAPLGPKYVGLPRALGRRVESVGRRGKFLLMPLSGGLELVAHLGMTGVIAMSEPSERQAGYVRVRVRLSGDAPNVLYFLDPRRFGRFLVVEQGQYETLPTLAALGPEPLEPEFTAAGFGAALARSRMAVKAYLLSQRPVAGVGNIYADEALWRARVHPLTPAAALKPEQVARLHHAVREVLSAALAAQGTTLSDYRTVRGRPGEYAKELDVYGRGGEACPACGATLERLVVAQRGTTYCPACQALPRGGSRRNRSSGGGSSGGGSSGGGSSGGGSSGGGSSGTGKARNRSPREGSSRSRSRNHTSADGGRG, encoded by the coding sequence GTGCGCCGCGAGCTGGCGCCCTGGCTCACGGGCCGCGAACTGCTGGAGGTGGAGCTGCTGGCCCCCCTCGGGCCCAAGTACGTCGGCCTGCCGCGGGCCCTGGGCAGGCGCGTCGAGTCCGTCGGGCGCCGCGGGAAGTTCCTCCTCATGCCGCTTTCGGGCGGCCTCGAACTGGTGGCGCACCTCGGCATGACGGGCGTCATCGCCATGAGCGAGCCCAGCGAGCGTCAGGCCGGCTACGTGCGCGTTCGCGTGCGACTGAGCGGCGACGCGCCGAACGTCCTCTACTTCCTCGACCCCCGCCGCTTCGGCCGCTTCCTGGTCGTCGAGCAGGGGCAGTACGAAACGCTGCCGACGCTGGCGGCGCTCGGGCCCGAGCCGCTCGAGCCGGAGTTCACGGCGGCGGGCTTCGGCGCGGCGTTGGCCCGGTCGCGCATGGCAGTGAAGGCGTACCTGTTGAGCCAGCGGCCCGTCGCCGGCGTGGGCAACATCTACGCCGACGAGGCGCTGTGGCGCGCCCGCGTGCACCCCCTCACCCCTGCCGCCGCGCTAAAGCCGGAGCAGGTGGCGAGGCTGCACCACGCCGTGCGCGAGGTCCTGAGCGCCGCCCTTGCCGCTCAGGGCACCACGCTGTCCGACTACCGCACCGTGCGGGGCCGGCCCGGCGAGTACGCCAAGGAACTCGACGTCTATGGCCGGGGCGGCGAGGCCTGTCCCGCCTGCGGCGCCACGCTCGAACGCCTGGTGGTGGCACAACGTGGGACCACCTACTGCCCGGCGTGCCAGGCGTTGCCGCGCGGGGGCAGCCGGCGCAACAGAAGCTCGGGCGGCGGAAGCTCGGGCGGCGGAAGCTCGGGCGGCGGAAGCTCGGGCGGCGGAAGCTCGGGCGGCGGAAGTTCGGGCACCGGTAAGGCGCGCAACCGAAGCCCGCGCGAGGGAAGCTCGCGCAGCCGGAGCCGGAACCACACGTCGGCGGACGGGGGGAGGGGTTGA
- the hisA gene encoding 1-(5-phosphoribosyl)-5-[(5-phosphoribosylamino)methylideneamino]imidazole-4-carboxamide isomerase, translating into MFFVIPAVDIQQGRAVRLFEGDPERETVYFEDPVEAAAKWDGLGAEWIHVVDLDASLGRGDNTDLVTRLAASVNAKVELGGGVRSLETARKWLGILDRVVLGTVAITRPEVVSTLVTEFGPERVCVSIDARAGRVAVRGWAETTEVDALDLARRVTALGVTQVIYTDVSRDGTMLGVDEEPVARMRDAFQGSLVAGGGVATDADLATYERLGLEGAIVGRALYEGRISYPRTA; encoded by the coding sequence ATGTTCTTCGTCATTCCGGCAGTCGACATCCAGCAGGGCCGCGCCGTCCGCCTGTTCGAGGGCGATCCCGAGCGCGAGACCGTCTATTTCGAGGACCCCGTGGAGGCGGCGGCCAAGTGGGACGGCCTGGGAGCCGAGTGGATCCACGTGGTCGACCTCGACGCCAGCCTCGGCCGCGGCGACAACACCGACCTCGTTACCCGCCTGGCCGCGAGCGTGAACGCCAAGGTCGAACTGGGCGGCGGCGTGCGCAGCTTGGAGACGGCGAGGAAGTGGCTGGGGATCCTCGACAGGGTGGTGCTGGGCACGGTGGCCATCACCCGGCCCGAGGTCGTCAGTACGCTCGTGACAGAGTTCGGGCCGGAGCGCGTGTGCGTGTCCATCGACGCCCGCGCCGGCCGCGTGGCCGTGCGCGGCTGGGCCGAGACGACGGAGGTCGACGCCCTCGACCTGGCCCGGCGGGTTACGGCGTTGGGCGTGACGCAGGTCATCTATACCGACGTATCTCGCGACGGCACCATGCTCGGCGTCGACGAGGAGCCCGTGGCGCGCATGCGCGACGCGTTCCAGGGCAGCCTCGTCGCCGGCGGTGGTGTCGCCACCGACGCCGACCTGGCGACTTACGAGCGCCTTGGCCTCGAGGGCGCTATCGTCGGCCGGGCCCTATACGAGGGAAGGATCAGCTATCCCCGAACTGCCTGA
- a CDS encoding DUF177 domain-containing protein, with amino-acid sequence MQSSGSATLNLAPLLQQAPGAPLDVRGEGLLEPAEALLEADGMRLRGPLEWRLTAINAGGDDDFVLEGSVKGTVVMECRRCLEDVDTEVRASFVYPMEYRPSDLPLLLDEEGDEGDDELLVFGSTTVDFSAFLTELLAIEVPITVLCRPDCLGLNENGVNLNEHPELARERDAEVVEEGVSPFAALKDLDLRA; translated from the coding sequence ATGCAGTCTAGCGGTTCGGCAACCCTCAACTTGGCCCCCCTACTCCAGCAAGCGCCGGGCGCTCCGCTCGACGTGCGTGGCGAGGGGCTGCTGGAGCCCGCGGAGGCCCTGCTGGAGGCCGACGGCATGCGCCTCAGGGGCCCTCTGGAGTGGCGCCTGACCGCGATAAACGCCGGAGGCGACGACGACTTCGTGCTCGAGGGTTCGGTGAAGGGCACGGTCGTCATGGAGTGCCGGCGCTGCCTCGAGGACGTGGATACGGAGGTCAGGGCTTCGTTCGTCTACCCCATGGAGTACCGGCCGTCGGATCTGCCGCTGCTGCTCGACGAGGAGGGCGACGAGGGCGACGACGAACTGCTCGTCTTCGGCTCGACCACCGTGGACTTCAGCGCGTTCCTCACCGAGCTCCTGGCCATAGAAGTGCCCATCACGGTGCTCTGCCGGCCCGACTGCCTCGGTCTGAACGAGAACGGCGTGAACCTCAACGAACACCCGGAACTGGCGCGAGAGCGTGACGCCGAGGTGGTCGAGGAAGGTGTCTCACCGTTCGCCGCACTGAAGGACCTGGACTTGCGGGCCTGA
- the rpmF gene encoding 50S ribosomal protein L32, which produces MAKHPVPKKRTSRSSRDSRRSHHALSEPTLVACPQCKAMKPPHVVCPECGSYAGRQVVAEA; this is translated from the coding sequence ATGGCTAAACACCCGGTACCCAAGAAGCGCACGTCGCGCTCGAGCCGCGATTCGCGGCGCTCCCACCACGCGTTGAGCGAGCCCACGCTGGTGGCCTGCCCCCAGTGCAAGGCCATGAAGCCCCCGCACGTGGTCTGCCCCGAGTGCGGCAGCTACGCCGGCCGTCAGGTCGTGGCGGAAGCTTGA
- a CDS encoding beta-ketoacyl-ACP synthase III: protein MSQAKTRAGVTALGAYAPAKIVTNQDLEAMLDTSDEWITSRTGIKRRHLAADDEFTSDLAFRAVEDLLARHGDDALAGVDMVILATNTPDALFPSTAALVQDKFKLSAGAFDLLAACPGWLYAVGIARGLVESGQCKRVLAIGAEALTKIIDWNDRSTAVLFGDGAGAVIIEAVPEQYGIKSVIMGADGSGADQLHKRAVAPCLPSGTPLSETLYMNGREVYKFAVRVMDTATIEALEKAGLTVDDISLFVPHQANLRIIEAARERLGLTRDRVVVTVDEYGNNSTASIPLALRDAVADGRVNVGDNLLLVSFGAGLTWASSVLTWGPA from the coding sequence GTGAGCCAAGCGAAGACCAGGGCGGGCGTAACCGCACTAGGCGCGTATGCGCCCGCCAAGATCGTCACCAACCAAGACCTTGAGGCGATGCTGGATACCTCCGACGAGTGGATCACCTCGCGGACGGGCATCAAGCGCCGCCACCTGGCGGCCGACGACGAGTTCACCTCCGACCTCGCGTTCCGGGCCGTGGAGGACCTGCTCGCCCGCCACGGCGACGACGCCCTCGCCGGCGTCGACATGGTCATCCTGGCCACCAACACCCCGGACGCGCTCTTCCCGTCCACGGCGGCGCTCGTGCAGGACAAGTTCAAGCTGTCTGCCGGCGCCTTCGACCTGTTGGCTGCCTGCCCGGGTTGGCTTTACGCGGTCGGGATCGCCAGGGGCCTGGTCGAGTCGGGGCAGTGCAAGCGCGTGCTGGCCATCGGCGCCGAGGCGCTGACCAAGATCATCGATTGGAACGACCGCTCGACCGCCGTGCTGTTCGGCGACGGGGCGGGCGCCGTGATCATCGAGGCCGTGCCCGAGCAGTACGGGATCAAGAGCGTCATCATGGGCGCCGACGGCTCGGGCGCCGATCAGCTCCACAAGCGCGCCGTCGCTCCGTGCCTGCCGAGCGGCACGCCCCTCTCCGAGACGCTGTACATGAACGGCCGTGAGGTCTACAAGTTCGCGGTGCGCGTGATGGATACGGCCACGATCGAGGCGCTGGAGAAGGCGGGTCTCACGGTCGACGACATCTCGCTCTTCGTGCCGCACCAGGCCAACCTGCGCATCATCGAGGCCGCGCGCGAGCGGTTGGGTCTGACGCGAGACCGCGTCGTGGTGACCGTGGACGAGTACGGCAACAACTCCACCGCCAGCATCCCGCTGGCGCTGCGCGACGCCGTCGCCGACGGCAGGGTGAACGTGGGCGACAACCTCCTCCTGGTGTCGTTCGGGGCGGGACTGACCTGGGCGTCGTCCGTCCTCACCTGGGGCCCCGCGTGA
- the fabD gene encoding ACP S-malonyltransferase: MTQKVAALFPGQGSQEVGMARELYQASPAAKLVLDEAEAALPGLLQLMWEGPAEELRLTANQQPALVAAGVAAYSAYLEAEGAEPQLAAGHSLGEYTALVAAGSLSVGTAVQLVRKRGEYMQEAVPEGEGAMAAVLKLSEQDIREVLAALPVGPEEPGSVLVAIANLNAPGQTVVSGTARGVARATEALKARGGRVIPLKVSAPFHSPLMLPAANRLAVDLAEVSFGEPLITVVSNVTAEPIAEAAAAERLLVEQVTAPVRWVECVEKLHALGATRFVEFGSGKVLTGLLERILPGALGMAVTDSESLAAAVAPVGEEAAG; this comes from the coding sequence GTGACGCAGAAAGTAGCCGCGCTGTTCCCCGGCCAGGGCTCCCAGGAAGTGGGGATGGCCCGCGAGCTCTACCAAGCGTCGCCGGCGGCGAAACTCGTGCTGGACGAGGCCGAAGCGGCGCTGCCGGGACTCCTCCAGCTCATGTGGGAGGGGCCTGCCGAGGAACTACGCTTGACGGCCAACCAGCAACCGGCGCTGGTGGCCGCAGGGGTCGCCGCTTACTCCGCCTATCTCGAGGCAGAGGGTGCGGAGCCCCAGCTGGCCGCCGGACACTCGCTCGGCGAGTACACGGCGCTCGTCGCCGCGGGCAGCCTGAGCGTCGGCACGGCGGTGCAACTCGTCCGAAAGCGCGGCGAGTACATGCAGGAGGCCGTCCCCGAGGGCGAGGGCGCCATGGCCGCCGTTCTCAAGCTGAGCGAGCAGGACATCCGCGAGGTGCTGGCGGCGCTGCCCGTCGGCCCTGAGGAACCGGGCAGCGTCCTCGTGGCCATCGCCAACCTCAACGCCCCCGGCCAGACGGTCGTTTCCGGCACGGCGCGCGGCGTGGCGCGAGCCACCGAGGCGCTCAAGGCCAGGGGTGGCCGCGTGATACCCCTCAAGGTGAGCGCGCCCTTCCACTCGCCCCTCATGCTGCCGGCCGCCAACAGGCTCGCCGTCGACCTCGCAGAGGTGAGCTTCGGCGAACCGTTGATCACCGTCGTCAGCAACGTGACCGCGGAGCCCATCGCTGAAGCCGCCGCGGCGGAGCGCCTGCTCGTCGAACAAGTGACCGCCCCCGTGCGCTGGGTCGAGTGCGTGGAGAAGTTGCACGCTCTGGGCGCCACGCGCTTCGTGGAGTTCGGTTCCGGCAAGGTCCTGACCGGCCTGCTGGAGCGCATCCTTCCCGGCGCGCTCGGCATGGCCGTCACCGACTCCGAGTCTCTGGCCGCTGCCGTGGCGCCCGTCGGCGAGGAGGCGGCCGGATGA
- the fabG gene encoding 3-oxoacyl-[acyl-carrier-protein] reductase, whose translation MTGERRRVVLVTGSSRGLGRAIAETFGRRQLDVAVHYVRSAGPANEVVEAIRAAGGRAEAFAADVADPGQCQGLVKAVTERFGALDVLVNNAGVTKDTLALRMKDEDWQSVIDTNLSAAFYLARGALRGMLRTGFGRVINVSSVVGLRGNVGQANYVAAKAGLIGLTKALAREYAAKGVTVNAVAPGFIDSDMTAALAPELKSAYLAEIPAGRFGTPADVANAVAFLASDDAAYINGQTLVVDGGMVMH comes from the coding sequence ATGACCGGGGAGCGTAGGCGGGTGGTACTCGTGACCGGTTCCAGCCGTGGGCTGGGCCGCGCCATCGCCGAGACGTTCGGCAGGCGCCAGTTGGACGTCGCCGTGCATTACGTGAGGTCGGCCGGCCCGGCCAACGAGGTCGTGGAGGCCATCCGCGCCGCAGGGGGGCGGGCCGAGGCGTTCGCCGCCGACGTCGCGGACCCCGGCCAGTGCCAGGGCCTCGTCAAGGCGGTCACGGAGCGCTTCGGCGCCCTCGACGTGCTCGTGAACAACGCCGGCGTCACCAAGGACACGCTGGCGCTGCGCATGAAGGACGAAGACTGGCAGAGCGTGATCGACACGAACCTCTCGGCGGCCTTCTACCTGGCTCGCGGGGCGTTGCGGGGCATGCTCAGGACGGGCTTCGGGCGCGTGATCAACGTCTCGTCGGTGGTGGGCCTGCGCGGCAACGTGGGCCAGGCCAACTACGTCGCGGCCAAGGCAGGCCTCATCGGGCTGACCAAGGCGCTGGCGCGCGAGTACGCCGCCAAGGGCGTGACCGTCAACGCCGTGGCTCCGGGGTTCATCGACTCCGACATGACGGCGGCCCTGGCACCGGAGCTGAAGAGCGCCTACCTCGCGGAGATCCCGGCAGGCCGCTTCGGAACGCCCGCCGACGTTGCCAACGCGGTGGCTTTCCTGGCCTCCGACGACGCCGCGTACATCAACGGTCAGACCCTGGTGGTTGACGGTGGGATGGTCATGCACTAG
- the acpP gene encoding acyl carrier protein, with protein MDEHEILEKIKDVVADKLDADPGDITEASRFMDDLGADSLDVVELIMGLEDEFGVEISDDEAEGIRTVGDAVRFISDKQ; from the coding sequence GTGGACGAGCACGAAATTCTGGAGAAGATCAAGGACGTCGTGGCCGACAAGCTCGACGCCGACCCGGGCGACATCACCGAGGCCTCCCGCTTCATGGATGACCTGGGCGCCGATTCCCTCGACGTCGTCGAGTTGATCATGGGCCTGGAAGACGAGTTCGGGGTCGAGATCTCCGATGACGAGGCCGAAGGCATCCGCACCGTCGGTGACGCGGTCCGCTTCATCTCCGACAAGCAGTAG
- the fabF gene encoding beta-ketoacyl-ACP synthase II, translating into MKRVVVTGVGPVTPIGVGAAGFLSAQHEAKNGIGPITLFDASDLSVRFAGQVDVDMDQYFTGKDAKRLDRFVQFALVAAELALQDAGLTAEDVTGDIGGTCVGSGIGGLDTWEAQSRVRFERSPMRISPFFIPMLIVNMASGHIAMRYHLTGPSSSVVTACATGSHNIGEGYRMVQRGEAEVVFAGGTEAPITPMGIGGFAVMKALSTRNDSPETASRPFTASRDGFVAGEGAGILILEEYGRAVKRGARIYAEVVGFGSSADAYHVTAPAPGGTGAIAAIKRGLADAGLSADQVGYINAHGTSTPANDLNETLAFKAVWGGRESVPPASSTKSMTGHTLGAAGGIEAIATVQALFHGVLPPTRNYLDPDPELDLDYVPNEAREKQVDVAISTNFAFGGQNAAVVFKRV; encoded by the coding sequence ATGAAAAGAGTAGTCGTCACAGGAGTTGGGCCCGTCACCCCCATCGGCGTCGGCGCCGCCGGCTTCTTGAGCGCGCAGCACGAAGCGAAGAACGGCATCGGACCCATCACGCTGTTCGACGCGAGTGACCTGTCCGTGAGGTTCGCCGGCCAGGTCGACGTCGACATGGACCAGTACTTCACCGGCAAGGATGCCAAGAGGCTCGACCGGTTCGTCCAGTTCGCGCTCGTGGCCGCCGAGCTCGCCCTGCAGGACGCGGGGTTGACTGCCGAGGACGTCACCGGCGACATCGGCGGCACGTGCGTGGGCTCCGGCATCGGCGGCCTCGATACCTGGGAGGCCCAGTCCAGGGTCAGGTTCGAGCGCTCTCCCATGCGCATCAGCCCGTTCTTCATCCCCATGCTCATAGTCAACATGGCGAGCGGGCACATCGCCATGCGCTACCACCTCACGGGCCCCAGCTCCAGCGTCGTCACGGCTTGCGCCACCGGCTCTCACAACATCGGCGAGGGCTACCGCATGGTCCAGCGTGGCGAGGCCGAGGTCGTCTTCGCGGGCGGCACCGAGGCGCCGATTACACCCATGGGCATCGGCGGCTTCGCCGTCATGAAGGCGCTCTCCACCCGCAACGACAGCCCGGAGACCGCCAGCCGCCCGTTCACCGCCAGCCGCGACGGCTTCGTGGCGGGCGAGGGCGCCGGCATCCTCATCCTCGAGGAGTATGGGCGCGCCGTGAAGCGTGGCGCCCGCATCTACGCCGAGGTCGTCGGCTTCGGCTCGAGCGCCGACGCGTATCACGTCACGGCACCCGCCCCGGGCGGCACGGGCGCCATCGCCGCCATCAAGCGCGGCCTGGCCGATGCCGGCTTGTCAGCGGACCAGGTCGGCTACATCAACGCCCACGGAACCAGCACGCCCGCTAACGACCTCAACGAGACCCTGGCCTTCAAGGCCGTCTGGGGCGGCCGCGAGAGCGTGCCTCCCGCCTCCTCCACCAAGTCGATGACGGGGCACACCCTCGGCGCGGCGGGTGGCATCGAGGCCATAGCGACCGTCCAGGCGCTCTTCCACGGGGTACTGCCCCCCACTCGCAACTACCTCGACCCGGACCCGGAACTCGACCTCGACTACGTCCCGAACGAGGCACGCGAGAAGCAGGTCGACGTGGCGATCTCCACGAACTTCGCGTTCGGCGGGCAGAACGCCGCGGTCGTCTTCAAGCGGGTTTAG